The Methanoregula boonei 6A8 genome has a window encoding:
- a CDS encoding cupin domain-containing protein, with protein MDSSKEMPVPAIFPKGEKISGGGIVNDHFTGTAWLSMLVPDDGTYHCPIYNVTFEPGARNNWHKHPGGQILLVTGGRGYYQEEGKPARELHAGDVVTIPPQVKHWHGAAPDSGFVHIGITANPGLGDARWLEPVTDEEYQKLD; from the coding sequence ATGGATTCATCAAAAGAGATGCCCGTACCGGCAATCTTCCCGAAAGGGGAGAAGATCTCCGGGGGAGGCATCGTAAATGACCATTTCACCGGGACGGCATGGCTTTCCATGCTTGTTCCCGATGACGGGACCTATCACTGTCCCATCTACAATGTGACGTTTGAGCCGGGTGCACGGAACAACTGGCACAAACATCCCGGCGGACAGATCCTGCTGGTCACTGGAGGCAGGGGGTACTACCAGGAAGAGGGAAAACCTGCACGAGAACTGCATGCCGGGGATGTGGTAACCATCCCCCCTCAGGTAAAACACTGGCATGGCGCTGCGCCGGACAGCGGCTTTGTCCATATCGGGATCACGGCAAACCCCGGGCTCGGAGATGCCCGGTGGCTGGAGCCCGTAACTGATGAGGAATATCAGAAACTTGACTGA
- a CDS encoding flavodoxin, whose amino-acid sequence MNVEGSKCLIAYFSRAGYNYVGGQIVNLPVGNTEVVAKMIRELNGGDLFHIEPVKKYPADYTETTDVAKEELRTSARPKLAGHVETVAAYDVVFLGYPNWWGTMPMPVFSFLEECDPAGKTIAPFCTHEGSGLGHSIADIKKTCPQSTVLDGLAIRGGTVKNAHDNVAGWLREIGMTAKK is encoded by the coding sequence ATGAACGTTGAGGGGTCAAAATGCCTGATCGCGTATTTCTCGCGTGCAGGATACAACTATGTCGGCGGGCAGATCGTTAACCTGCCGGTGGGTAACACTGAAGTTGTTGCAAAAATGATCCGGGAACTGAACGGAGGCGACCTGTTTCACATAGAACCGGTGAAAAAGTATCCTGCGGATTATACAGAGACCACTGATGTAGCAAAAGAGGAGCTCCGCACCAGTGCCCGGCCAAAGCTTGCCGGCCATGTGGAGACCGTGGCAGCGTATGATGTTGTTTTTCTCGGCTACCCCAACTGGTGGGGAACAATGCCGATGCCGGTGTTTTCCTTTTTAGAGGAATGCGATCCCGCCGGAAAGACCATTGCCCCGTTCTGCACGCACGAGGGAAGCGGTCTCGGGCACAGTATTGCGGATATCAAAAAAACGTGCCCGCAGTCAACGGTCCTCGATGGTCTTGCCATCCGGGGTGGCACGGTGAAAAACGCCCACGACAACGTGG